Proteins encoded in a region of the Papio anubis isolate 15944 chromosome 14, Panubis1.0, whole genome shotgun sequence genome:
- the C1GALT1C1L gene encoding C1GALT1-specific chaperone 1-like protein — protein MVSASGTSFFKGMLLGSISWVLITMFGQIHIRHRGQTEDHEHHHLRPANRNDFLNTSKVILVELSKSIRVFCIIFGESEDESYWAVLKETWTKHCDKAELYNTKNDNLFNIESNDRWVQMRTTYKYVFEKYGDNYNWFFLALPTTFAVIENLKYLLFTRDASQPFYLGHTVISGDLEYVTVEGGIVLSRESMKRLNRLLNNSETCADQSVIWKLSEDKQLAICLKYAGVHAENAEDYEGRDVFNTKPIAQLIEEALSNNPQQVVEGCCSDLAVTFNGLTPQKMEVMMYGLYRLRAFGHYFNDTLVFLPPVGSEND, from the coding sequence ATGGTTTCCGCTAGTGGGACATCATTTTTTAAGGGTATGTTGCTTGGGAGCATTTCCTGGGTTTTGATAACTATGTTTGGCCAAATTCACATTCGACACAGAGGTCAAACTGAAGACCACGAGCACCATCACCTTCGCCCAGCTAACAGGAACGATTTCTTAAACACTTCGAAAGTGATACTCGTGGAACTCAGTAAAAGTATTCGTGTTTTCTGTATCATCTTTGGAGAATCCGAAGATGAGAGTTACTGGGCTGTACTGAAAGAGACCTGGACCAAACACTGTGACAAAGCAGAGCTCTACAAtactaaaaatgataatttgttCAATATAGAAAGCAATGACAGGTGGGTACAGATGAGGACCACTTACAAATACGTCTTTGAAAAGTATGGTGACAACTACAACTGGTTCTTTCTTGCACTTCCCACTACGTTTGCCGTCATTGAAAATTTAAAGTATCTTTTGTTTACAAGGGATGCATCCCAGCCCTTCTATCTGGGTCACACTGTTATATCTGGAGACCTCGAATACGTGACTGTGGAAGGAGGGATTGTCTTAAGTAGAGAGTCGATGAAAAGACTTAACAGACTTCTCAATAACTCTGAGACCTGTGCAGATCAAAGTGTGATTTGGAAGTTATCTGAAGATAAGCAGCTGGCAATATGCCTGAAATATGCAGGAGTTCATGCAGAAAATGCAGAGGATTATGAAGGAAGAGATGTATTTAATACAAAACCAATCGCACAGCTTATTGAAGAGGCATTGTCTAATAACCCTCAGCAAGTAGTAGAAGGCTGCTGTTCAGATCTGGCTGTTACTTTTAATGGACTGACCCCGCAAAAGATGGAAGTAATGATGTATGGCCTGTACCGGCTCAGGGCATTTGGACACTATTTCAATGACACACTCGTTTTCTTGCCTCCAGTTGGTTCAGAAAATGACTGA